The proteins below come from a single Streptomyces sp. B3I8 genomic window:
- a CDS encoding glycosyltransferase family 8 protein produces MRIAIAFDGQYASAARNMLSSLARFLPPKSGVRITALMTDDSPSAKVVEHARSLFLDLEIVRLRRDLSDLPLLRYLTGATYARLFLPELVPDDVVLYMDVDVVLMRDVTELFATDLGDSPLAAVRDMWRPNLHEALADGGSGRFAPDAPYFNAGVMLCNLRQWRRESLTERALHWLASQDQVPVCLEQDALNALTHGRWIELDPRWNVFPMTDFRDIPPEAWPPRLGTEYDAYRDQERRAFVLHFIGSRKPWRRPYPDTENLRQYRHFTAPTVEDVTPNPVASPSRPTSPTVEDVTPNPVTSPSRPTSPTVPETPPLAHTGRRESEPWPTEVFGYPDPRRRKRAGFV; encoded by the coding sequence TTGCGCATAGCGATCGCGTTCGATGGTCAGTACGCATCGGCGGCACGCAACATGCTGTCGTCGCTGGCCCGCTTCCTGCCGCCGAAGAGCGGTGTGCGTATCACGGCACTGATGACGGACGATTCACCGAGCGCTAAGGTCGTCGAGCACGCGAGGTCCCTCTTCCTCGATCTGGAGATCGTCCGTCTGCGCCGCGACCTGTCCGACCTGCCACTGCTGCGCTATCTGACCGGCGCGACGTACGCGCGCCTGTTCCTGCCAGAGCTGGTGCCGGACGACGTGGTGCTGTACATGGACGTGGACGTCGTGCTGATGCGAGACGTGACAGAGCTGTTCGCGACGGACCTCGGTGACAGCCCCCTCGCGGCCGTGCGGGACATGTGGCGTCCCAACCTCCACGAGGCGCTGGCAGACGGCGGCAGCGGACGATTCGCGCCCGACGCGCCCTACTTCAATGCCGGGGTGATGCTGTGCAACCTCCGCCAGTGGCGTCGGGAGAGCTTGACCGAGCGGGCCCTCCACTGGCTTGCGAGCCAGGATCAGGTCCCGGTCTGTCTGGAGCAAGATGCGCTCAACGCGCTCACGCACGGTCGATGGATCGAGCTGGATCCGCGCTGGAACGTGTTCCCGATGACTGACTTCCGCGACATCCCGCCCGAGGCTTGGCCGCCACGACTGGGTACGGAGTACGACGCGTACCGAGATCAGGAGCGACGTGCCTTCGTGCTCCACTTCATCGGCTCCCGCAAGCCATGGCGTCGCCCGTACCCGGACACCGAGAACCTCAGGCAATATCGTCACTTCACCGCGCCGACCGTCGAGGACGTGACGCCGAACCCCGTCGCCTCGCCATCTCGGCCGACCTCCCCGACCGTCGAGGACGTGACACCGAACCCCGTCACCTCGCCATCTCGGCCGACCTCCCCGACCGTCCCAGAGACGCCGCCCCTGGCGCATACCGGGAGAAGGGAGTCGGAACCATGGCCGACGGAGGTGTTCGGCTACCCAGATCCCCGGCGTCGCAAGAGGGCTGGCTTCGTCTGA
- a CDS encoding Stf0 family sulfotransferase, with protein MARASDMASAPGRGVLICSTPRAGTHLLAGLLESTGLSGKPGEYLYNRVIELDGENIPIGPAHRTQPDQLRKLMRIGTSANGVWGLIVMGSYLDEIVAGLQRYQSASGASWREVIERAFDRPVYVWNRRLDTAAQAVSLYRALETDVWYADDVRGVGADVPYRRNRIAHWEHMIREQNEEWTRRFSDSGITPITVTYEDALADPEGVVDRILDSVGVARGDRPVQPLTRQQGNDVSLEWLARYRRDGST; from the coding sequence GTGGCGCGAGCGAGCGACATGGCGTCGGCGCCGGGCAGAGGCGTGCTCATTTGCAGCACACCGAGGGCAGGGACTCACCTGCTGGCTGGTCTGCTGGAGAGCACGGGTTTGTCGGGGAAACCGGGGGAGTATCTGTACAACCGCGTTATTGAACTGGACGGTGAGAACATCCCGATCGGTCCGGCGCACCGGACGCAGCCGGACCAGCTACGAAAGCTGATGCGGATCGGGACTTCGGCCAACGGCGTGTGGGGCCTGATCGTCATGGGGTCGTACCTGGACGAGATCGTCGCCGGGCTGCAGCGATACCAGTCCGCGAGTGGAGCGAGCTGGCGCGAGGTGATCGAGCGCGCCTTCGACCGCCCGGTATATGTGTGGAACCGGCGGCTGGACACGGCGGCACAAGCGGTGTCTCTGTACCGGGCGCTGGAGACCGACGTCTGGTATGCCGACGACGTTCGTGGCGTGGGCGCTGACGTTCCCTATCGTCGCAACCGGATCGCGCACTGGGAACACATGATCCGGGAGCAGAACGAGGAGTGGACGCGCCGGTTCTCCGACAGCGGGATCACGCCGATCACGGTGACGTACGAGGACGCGCTGGCGGACCCGGAAGGTGTGGTGGACCGGATCCTGGACAGCGTGGGGGTCGCGCGAGGCGACCGGCCGGTGCAGCCGCTCACGCGCCAGCAGGGAAACGACGTGAGCTTGGAATGGCTGGCCCGGTACCGCCGGGACGGTTCAACGTGA